A part of Fusarium graminearum PH-1 chromosome 3, whole genome shotgun sequence genomic DNA contains:
- a CDS encoding tryptophan synthase → MDAIKQTFKRCKEQNRSALVTYVTAGYPKPEDTPNILLALEKGGADVIEVGAPFTDPIADGPTIQTANTIALNNGVTIESTLGMVKEARSRGLKAPVMLMGYYNPLLSYGEERLLQDCHSCGVNGFIVVDLPPEEAVSFRKLCNKGRLSYVPLIAPSTSDTRMKILCQLADSFIYVVSRMGVTGATGTLNANLPDLIERVKKYSGNKPAAVGFGVSTREHFLSVATLSDGVVVGSQIITTIKNAEPGQALSDIEKYCAYLSGRDSGDSNTREVGLVEAVAGAREPSGDNVTVSDTITDADITAEEDSALVAQLAALHGKIPERFGEFGGQYVPESLMDCLSQLEEGFNAIKDDPSFWEEYRSYYEYMGRPGHLHLAERLTEYAGGANIWLKREDLNHTGSHKINNALGQLLLARRLGKTRIIAETGAGQHGVATATVCAKFGMECTVYMGAEDVRRQALNVFRMRLLGAKVVAVEAGSKTLRDAVNEALRAWVVDLDTTHYIIGSAIGPHPFPTIVRTFQSVIGRETKEQMLEKRGKLPDAVVACVGGGSNAVGMFYPFENEPSVKLLGVEAGGDGVDTPRHSATLTGGSKGVLHGVRTYVLQDKHGQISETHSVSAGLDYPGVGPELSSWKDNERAKFVAATDSEAFLGFKLMSQLEGIIPALETAHGIYGAIELAKTMKKDEDIVICVSGRGDKDVQSVADELPKLGPKIGWDLRF, encoded by the exons ATGGACGCTATCAAACAGACTTTCAAGCGCTGCAAGGAGCAGAACAGG TCTGCGCTGGTAACATACGTCACTGCCGGTTACCCAAAGCCTGAAGATACTCCCAACATCCTACTGGCGTTGGAGAAGGGTGGCGCTG ATGTTATCGAAGTCGGTGCACCTTTCACCGACCCAATTGCAGACGGCCCTACTATCCAGACTGCCAACACG ATTGCTCTCAACAATGGCGTCACGATCGAATCCACTTTGGGCATGGTGAAGGAGGCCCGATCTCGCGGCCTCAAGGCTCCTGTTATGCTCATGGGCTACTACAACCCCCTTCTTAGCTATGGCGAGGAGCGATTACTCCAAGACTGCCACTCATGCGgtgtcaatggcttcatcgTTGTCGACCTGCCCCCTGAGGAGGCCGTTTCTTTCCGCAAGCTCTGTAACAAGGGCCG CCTTTCATACGTTCCTCTCATCGCTCCCTCCACCTCAGATACCCGAATGAAGATTCTCTGCCAGCTTGCCGATTCATTCATCTATGTCGTCTCTCGCATGGGTGTCACTGGCGCTACCGGCACTCTCAACGCGAACCTCCCCGACCTTATCGAGCGAGTCAAGAAGTACAGTGGCAACAAGCCCGCAGCTGTCGGATTCGGCGTCAGTACCCGAGAGCACTTCTTGAGTGTTGCAACTCTCTCAGATGGTGTCGTCGTCGGTAGCCAGATCATCACAACCATTAAGAATGCCGAGCCTGGTCAAGCACTTTCCGATATTGAGAAGTACTGTGCCTACCTGTCCGGCCGTGACTCTGGAGATTCAAACACTCGAGAGgttggccttgtcgaagCCGTTGCTGGAGCTAGGGAGCCCAGTGGTGACAACGTTACTGTCAGCGATACTATTACAGATGCGGATATCACTGCCGAGGAGGACAGTGCTTTGGTGGCCCAGCTTGCTGCTCTTCATGGCAAGATCCCTGAGCGATTCGGCGAGTTTGGTGGCCAATATGTTCCTGAGTCTCTGATGGACTGCTTGTCCCAACTTGAGGAGGGCTTCAACGCGATCAAGGATGATCCATCCTTCTGGGAGGAATACCGATCTTACTACGAGTACATGGGACGACCCGGCCATTTGCACTTGGCGGAGCGACTCACTGAGTACGCTGGCGGTGCCAACATCTGGCTAAAGCGCGAGGATCTGAACCACACTGGTAGccacaagatcaacaacgccCTGGGACAGCTCCTCCTTGCCCGCAGActtggaaagacaagaatTATTGCTGAGACTGGCGCTGGACAGCATGGTGTCGCCACGGCCACCGTCTGTGCCAAGTTCGGCATGGAGTGTACAGTATACATGGGAGCC GAGGACGTCCGACGACAGGCCCTCAACGTTTTCCGTATGCGATTGCTCGGCGCCAAGGTCGTTGCCGTCGAAGCTGGTAGCAAGACTCTCCGAGACGCTGTCAACGAGGCTCTCCGTGCCTGGGTCGTCGATCTTGATACCACTCACTACATCATTGGCTCTGCCATTGGACCTCATCCTTTCCCCACAATCGTCCGAACCTTCCAGTCTGTCATTGGTAGAGAGACTAAGGAACAGATGCTTGAGAAACGAGGCAAGCTTCctgatgctgttgttgcttgtGTCGGCGGTGGCAGTAACGCTGTTGGTATGTTTTACCCCTTCGAGAACGAGCCTAGcgtcaagcttcttggtgtcgaggCCGGTGGTGACGGTGTCGACACTCCACGACACAGCGCCACTCTTACTGGCGGCTCCAAGGGTGTTCTCCATGGTGTAAGGACCTATGTTCTTCAGGACAAGCATGGCCAGATCAGTGAGACACACTCTGTCTCTGCTGGTCTAGATTACCCTGGTGTCGGCCCCGAGCTGAGCTCCTGGAAGGACAATGAGAGAGCCAAGTTTGTCGCTGCCACTGATAGCGAGGCCTTCCTTGGTTTCAAGCTCATGAGTCAGCTTGAGGGTATTATTCCCGCCCTCGAGACTGCTCACGGTATCTATGGTGCCAtcgagctggccaagacaatgaagaaggaCGAAGATATCGTCATCTGCGTGAGTGGCCGTGGCGACAAGGACGTGCAGAGTGTCGCCGATGAGCTTCCCAAGCTGGGTCCTAAGATTGGATGGGACCTCCGTTTCTAG